Genomic segment of Nostoc sp. TCL240-02:
CGACACAACCTGGTAAATCAGGGACATAAGCACTATAGCTAGTTTCTCCCTTTTCAATCACAACTGTATAACGCATTAGTCTTCCTCATTTTGGGAACATCTTAATTGCGTGCATTAACGAAGTGTAACGTACCTTTTTATTTGAAACACAGCCCAATCAAACCATTGGGGCAGTTGAGTTTTTCGCAATGCCTGTGATAGTTTAGAGAGAAATTGGCTCGAAAACGCTTCAAGGTAAGTCGCCAGCGTTAAGACTTTGCTATAAAAACAGCAAGGTTATTATTTATGTCTAGTGACCTCGTAGCGCGTGAAGACTTGAAAGTGCAAAATATGGTCAGCTAGACACAGTTTTGTCAAAAAAGATACTTTTGCAAACAGTGTGTTGATTTTTTCTCCCTCTTCAGAATCTCCAGATTTCTAAAGTGAAGAATCAAGCTTTTCCAGAGCTACATTCCCTCTGTCAACAGATAAAATTTATATATGAACGCTACACAAGAAAAACTAAAAGTTCAGCTTGAACAGGCAATATTTGCGGCTTTTGGCGCTGACTTCGCGGGAGTAGATCCAATTTTGGTTTCTGCTAGTAATCCTAAATTTGGTGATTATCAGGCGAATGTGGCTTTATCCCTGAGTAAAAAGTTAGGCAAGCAACCAAGAGCGATCGCAAGTGCGATCGTTGAGAAACTAGATGTATCCGAAATCTGCGAACCACCGGAAATTGCTGGGCCAGGATTTATCAATCTGAAACTGAAAACGGCATATCTAGAAGCACAACTGAATAAGATTCAAACCGATCCCCGGTTGGGAGTTACAGCCGCGAAAACGCCGAAGCGGGAAATTGTGGATTTTTCCAGTCCAAATATTGCCAAAGAAATGCACGTCGGACACCTGCGTTCTACGATTATTGGTGATTCCATCGCCCGGATTTTAGAATTTCAAGGACACGATGTACTGCGGTTAAATCATCTGGGTGATTGGGGTACGCAGTTTGGGATGTTAATTACTCATCTTCGTGAATTTGATTCTGAAAATAATTCCTTTTGGAATAGTCTATATTATGAGGCGAACAATCAACCGGGTTTCATTAACTCTCCCTCTATAAATATAGGAGACTTGGTTCAGTTTTACAGAGAAGCTAAGAAAAAATTTGATGAAGATGCTGATTTCCGAGAAAGATCACGTAAAGCAGTGGTAGAACTACAATCTAATGAGTTACCAGCAAAACACGCTTGGTTTTTTCTTTGCGAAGCTTCTCGAAAAGAATTTAAAGTAATTTATGAGTTGCTGGATATCAAGTTAACTGAACGGGGTGAATCTTTTTATAACTCCTTACTACCAAAAGTTGTGGAAGATTTAGAAAAATCTGGCTTACTGGTAGAAAATCAGGGGGCAAAATGCGTTTTTCTGGAAGGGTTTACAAATAGAGAAGGTGAACCTTTACCCTTGATTGTGCAAAAATCAGATGGCGGCTATAACTACGCCACAACTGATTTAGCATCCCTCCGTTACCGGATTCAGCAGGATGAAGCAAAGCGGATAATTTATGTAACCGATTCTGGACAAGGAAACCACTTTGCCCAATTTTTCCAGGTGGCACGCAAAGCCGGCTGGATTCCTGATGATGTGGAATTAGTCCATGTTCCTTTTGGGTTGGTATTAGGAGAAGACGGGAAGAAATTCAAAACTCGCTCTGGGGATACAGTGCGGTTGAGGGATTTATTAGATGAAGCTGTTTCTCGTGCCCATGCTGACCTAAAAACTAGATTACAAGAAGAAGAACGCCAAGAAAGTGAAGAATTCATTAATGAAGTTTCTAGAGTAGTTGGAATCAGTGCAGTTAAGTATGCAGACTTGAGCCAAAATCGCACCAGTAACTACATCTTCAGCTACGACAAAATGCTGGATTTTAAAGGTAATACTGCGCCCTATATGCTGTACGCTTATGCGCGGATTCAGGGTATTAGCCGCAAGGGTAATATTAACTTTAAAGAGTTAGGAAATAATGCTGTTTTGTTAGAGCATGAAACAGAATTAGCGCTGGCAAAATATTTACTTCAACTGGATGAAATTATTAGTAGTGTAGAGCAAGACTTGCTGCCCAATCGTTTATGTGAGTATTTGTACGAACTGAGTAAAAAGTTTAATCAGTTTTACGATCGCAATCAGGGAGTTCAGGTACTAGAGGCGGAGGAACCACAGCGTACATCCCGTTTAGTTTTATGTGATTTGACTGCTAGAACTCTGAAGTTGGGATTATCTTTGTTGGGAATTCAGGTGTTGGAGAGGATGTAATTTTTTTAACACAAAGGTAACCAAAGGTAATGCAAAGGTACGCAGAGTAAGAGTTAAGCTGGTTTTTTCATCAGAATTGCTGAAGTTGGAGGCGATCGCATCTGTGAGATTTTTTAAAATATTCACACTGGTATTAGCATAAAACATACTGATAAAAGACAGGCAGGATAAAAGGTGACAATCGAAATCTACGTCAGCACTGATATAGAGGCGGATGGCCCTATCCCTGGGCCCCATTCCATGCTCAGTCTTGCCTCAGCTGCGTATACCGCAGACAAACAATTGGTTGGGACTTTTACAGCTAATTTAGAAACCTTGCCAGGGGCCCAAGGACACCCCAAAACTATGAAATGGTGGGCAGAACAGCCAGATGCCTGGGCAGCTAGTCGAGCCGACCCCCAGCCCCCTCTAAAGGTCATGGAGTCTTACCACTCCTGGCTTGTGGCTTTACCAGGTAAACCGATCTTTGTTGGTTATCCAGCCGCCTATGACTTTATGTTTGTCTACTGGTACTTGATAAACTTTGTGGGCGATAGCCCCTTCAAATTTTCGGCATTGGATATCCGATCCTATGCAATGGCATTCTTGAAACAAAGCTACAACGAATCTGGCAAGGATAATCTACCTGCTGCATGGTTAGAAAATCTTCCATTGGCTCACATTGCCTTAGATGATGCCATTCAGCAAGGGAAGTTATTCTGTAATCTTTTGCAAGCGAATCTACAGCGTTAAGTAAGATAGCTATGCGATCGCACTTATAAGATTTTATAACAGATTTCCGATAACGACGAAGCCTGATTCATTGTTATCGGAAATCCCTTACTTTTTTGAGAAACCGAGGATCTTGCCCTATACCTGAGTACCTTCGATATAAGCCTTAATGGTGGGTAACGCCGTCATTTTCTCATAGAAGAAATTGTTGACTATTTTCATCACTTCCGCCTGGGCTACTTCTACTTCAGAACCAAGGGGAGTGCCAGATTCTTGGCGGCACAAACTACGATATAAGCGCAGCAAATGACGCACGATTTCTAACTCCTCTTCTCCCTCCAAGACCTTGACGGCTGCCACAATCAGTTCATCTGCCTGATTGAGAACACTATCGAGATCAAACACAGCGCTATTATCCCTAGCTTGTTGCACAGTTCCCATTAATGCGTGGACTTGGTAAAGTAGTGCCGTCGGTTCATCGAACAACTCACGCAGAAACGCTGCTTCCTCGTAACGCCCGTTCAGCCGAAAGATGTTGTACATCCGCTTGGCTGCTTTGCCGTAGTTAAGGTGTTTACCTTGTTTGACATATTTTTTGACTTCCTTTTCCAATACCGCCACATAATCATCCATGACATCGGCGGAGGCTTGCTTCACCAGTTTGGAAAAGATGGGAGCGGATTCAGCGTCTAGGTAAACTTCTTGAAAATAGCCGTCCAGATAACCGTCTAATGCTGTGATAGTTCCATCTGGTGCTTCCCAAGTAACATCTACCACGTTGCTGGCGTTGGACAATTGACTGCGTATTGTGTCAGCAACAACCCATTCCAGCTTACACCAAGACCAGTTAGGGTCTTGGGCTACGGCATCCCAGGTCAGCACCAGAGGGTTGCCCTCTAGGTCGCTTACCTCAATCTGACCGGCAATCACGTCATCGGGTTGCCAGTTAATTGGCGAACCAGCACGTCTGGTGTTTTCTCCCCGAACCACTTGTTGGGGGTAAGCACCAAAGTTCACATCGATTAACTGATAATTGGGGCCGGACATGGTGTTAAGCGCCTTGTCCCGAACCAGTTTGCTAAGAATCTGGGAGGCTTCGCTACGGGTAGGCGCAATGATATTCACTCGCTCGAAGTAGTCACAGTCTCCAGGATAAGTCTGAATCTTAGATTGAGCCGCAGAACCAGAGATTGCCAACGCGGTTTCTACAACACCAGGAATGTCCTCAAATTCGACGATTTTGCCGATGGCGCGAAACCGTGCCAGTTCTTGCGAGTCAAAATCCAACATGGTGACTTTGTGCCCAAAAGCACCTGTGTCTTTATCTACGACAATATCGCTGTCGCCTGTGGCCTCGGTGATGGAATTCATCCAACGTTCCAATTCTTGCTCATTGAGTTGAACTCCTAAGCGATTAGCTGATTCAACGATGCGGTTACGTGCATCTAGAGTTTAATCCTGTATTTTTGTCATAGTTTATTCATGATTTAATTTTGTGATTATAGCTTTATAGATGATTTCAAGAAAATGATTTTTTTGAGCGTTATTAAAGAACATTTATTGAATATTAAGTTTGATGAAATACGGTCTATGTCACAGTGATTGCATAAAATAAAAGCCGCTAATTCTCTCTATAGCAAGGTTTGCAATGCAAATATTTACTAAGGGCTTGTTGGATTTTGTTCTCTACTAAATAGTTTTTAAGAGAGAAAAATAGCTAGTAGGAGATGTCATGATATTCCAAATTCATCTTTTTTACTGACGAGTGTCATGTTAAATAAAGAATGTTCATAAATAGTCATTTCCAGAACAAGTAGTAGATAGTATGTACAAATAAAATTAACTATATTAAGGTCGTCATTTTTCCTTTTCCATTCTTAATTGCTAAGGGTTTTAAACATATTTACTTTTTGTAATATAGTTGTATTTATTTCCACTCACTTAGTTAGCGATCGCTAATTAAGTTATGTGCCAAAAACATTTATTCCGCTAAGATGTCGAGGCGGCGCTCAAAAGCATAAGGATGAACCCAAAAAAAGACCTACGCTGAAAGCACAGGTCTTTCGCTTTCAGAACGTTGTAAAATTCATTAGCAACGTAAAACGCTGATATGGTTAATTTAGTGGCTTCTGTGCCATGAATGCCAAAATAACAACCCAATTGCCAATCATATACTGACAACTATTGTTACTCCTATACCTAAAATACGATGCCTACGGCGGGCAAAGCCAACGCCAATATTCCCAATATTTAGTTGCACACCTAAATATCTAATGCCGCGACAAAAATTTTCTTTATATTATGTAAGGTTTTAGGAGAACTTTTCCCAGGATTGGGCAACTAATTGGCTCAACCAGCGACGTTGTTGCTGATCCAGCATTGGATCATCTGCTAGCAACTGAGCGGTTAATTCTTCCAAAGATTGACCCTCAGCGCGGACAATTTTAATGACTCCAGCGATCGCAGCTGCAACGAGTTCTTCATCAATTGGCTGTTGTCGCAGGGCAACAATTTCTTGGGGACTGTCTGGAATGGGATAATTCATGGCGTGGGTTTACAGAAATACAAAATGAACAATAAATTCAACAAATTTTTAAAATTTCTTTACTGAATCTTTACGAAACTAGTTGCGCGGAGTGTATCTTGCTTTGTGCCTTCATAAAATCTGTCTTAGTGAGTAGATTGATCGGAGATGTCAGGAAACGATGAGAGAAATCCTTTATTTAGAAGTTCCAACTCCAGATATAGAAACTGTGCGTAGCTGGCTACAAACAGATTTTGAACCTGGAAATGGAGAAAAAGTGCTTACTTCGGAAGGCTTTCGCCTCAAAATACCCAGTGCTAAGACACAAAATGGGGCGGCTCTTTCCGAAAACTCGCCTGTAGAACTTTCGGTATTTGTTTGGTCGGTGCAGCGAACTACCTATCTGAAAGTGTTTCGTTGGGCAGAACAACCCTTTCCCAGTGAGGGACAAATTCTGCAACGCCTAACCAAAGAAATCAGAAGCCGTTTTCCACATCATTATCCAGAACCACCAGCGATTGATTTATCCCAACAATCGATTTTTGCCGCTTTAGCCTCTGCTTACCCCCTCACCGTCAAGTATTTTCAGAAAATGCCCAACGGTGAATACGATCTAACACGTGCCTACTGGTGGGAAAAACGATGGCGCGAAGGAGTACGGAATCCTCAGCAGCCTCATCAGGTGGTGTTTTCCAGTCGAGGGGACTGGGGACTGGGGACTGGGGACTGGGGAAAAGGTAATCCCAATACCCAATCCCCAATCCCTAATCCCCAGTACGACATCATCTATATCGGCGGCGCACTAGGCGCGATTCATGCAGCATTGATGGCAAAACTAGGATATAAAGTCCTGCTGGTGGAACGAATGCCCTTTGGCCGGATGAACCGAGAATGGAATATTTCCCGCGATGAGATTCAAAGCTTGGTTAACCTGGGTTTAGTCACCCCCGCTGAGTTAGAAACCATCATTGCTAGGGAATACAAAGATGGATTCAATAAGTTTTTTGATGCGAACAATCCACCCAAATTGCGATCGCCCGTTTTACACACACCCACAGTCCTAAATTTAGGCTTAGATTCCGAAAAATGGCTCCTTATGTGTGGGCAAAAGCTGCAAGCGGCAGGCGGCGAAATCTGGGATGAAACAGAATTTATGCGTGCAGATATTGATATATCACAAGTTATGTTGCAAGTCAAGCACTTACCTAGTCAGGTTGAAAAACAAGTAAGTGGACGACTGCTAATAGATGCAATGGGAACTGCCTCACCCATCGCTTGGCAGTTAAATGGTGGTCGTGCCTTTGATAGCGTATGCCCAACAGTAGGAGCGGTAATTGAGAGCGGATTTGAGCCGGGAGTATGGGATTCGCAATACGGGGACGTTCTTTATAGTCATGGGGATATTTCGCGGGGAAGGCAGTTAATTTGGGAACTGTTTCCCGCCGCAGATGATGAATTGACGATTTATTTATTTCATTACCATGAAGTCAATGCTGAAAATCCTGGTTCCTTGCTAGAGATGTACGAGGACTTTTTCACGATTTTGCCAGAGTATCGCAGGTGCGATATGGACAAATTGGTGTGGAAGAAACCGACATTTGGGTATATACCGGGGCATTTTAGTGTAGGAAGTAGCGATCGCACAGTTGCCTTCGATCGATTGATTGCGATCGGTGATGCGGCATCACTCCAGTCTCCACTCGTCTTCACCGGTTTTGGTTCGCTAGTTCGCAACTTAGAGCGTTTAACAACACTGTTGGATACTGCTCTCAAACATGACTTGTTGAGTTTCCGCCACTTGAACCAAATTCGGGCTTACCAAAGCAATGTTTCCGTGACTTGGCTATTTTCCAAAGGTATGATGGTACCCACTGGGAAATTCTTACCACCCCAGCGCATTAACTCCATGCTCAACACCTTCTTTGGACTGTTAGCAGATGAACCCCAAGAAGTAGCAGATAACTTTATCAAAGATCGGTGTGATTGGTTAACCTTTAACCGCCTAGCACTCAAAGCCGCTAGGAAAAATCCTGCCTTACTTTTATGGATTTGGGAATTAGCTGGGCCTAGAGATTTAATGCGATGGCTTGGTAGTTATTTCAATTTCGGTCGTCATGCTCTCGTTAGCGCTTTGCTAAGTCAGTGGTTTGGGCACTTATTAAACCGGGTAGGTTTTTGGCTAGAACCCCGAAATCCTGGCTTGTGGCTGTGGCTATTGGCGATTAATTATGCGATCGCCACAGGCAAACCGCGATCGCGCTCTCAAGTAGCAAAAGCCAACCCAGAAGCCATAATTCCAAAGTCAGAAGCAAGGATTCTCAATTAGTTATTGGGAATGGGGCATTCAGACGCGATGAATCGCGTCTCTACTCCTAACTTTTGTACAGACGCGATTCATCGCGTCTCTCTTTACTATTGACCTTTGGGGCGAAAATTCGGTAGTTCCACAGATGCCAACGACTTACGCCCCTTTGGTGGACGTTGGGGATAAACCACGGGTGAAGGTGAATTCCCGTCATTGGTGTTATCACCTAATGACTCTGAGGAAAAATCATTTTCTGACAATTCCAACTGTGACAATTGAGAAACTTCTGACCAGTAATCTTCAGTTGCTCCAACAGGCGGCTCAGTGTGGAAGGAGGTAGAAGACATCAGTAAGTTATTAGCTGGTGAAAGTACAGAATCTGTCGTCCAAGAAGTGGAGGTAGTTACAGGGGGATTAATTTCTGCCTCTACCTCCTTCTCCCGTGGATTTTCTGCATCCTCATCGTCTTCTAATATTGTTGCTAAAGTCTCCCAGACAGGGGCATTATTACCATCCGCATCTGTTTTTGCAGTAGGCGGTGGTGATGCTGATGGAGGCTGAGAAGTGAAAAACATTTGGATGAGACTATCTAATTGCTGATCTAAATTGGATGACCCCGAAGTTGAAACAGCTTCAGGTGTATCTGGAGAATCGTCAATTTTTGGAGAGGGGACAGGAGGTTCTGCTGATTTTGGGGGATTTTGCTTAACTGACCAGTTCCAAGAAGATGGTGGCGGTGAAGTCGGTTCAGTTCTTTGGAATGGGATTGGTGCTGACGGTTCACTCCAAGAATCATCTTCATTTTCAGTCAATGATTCTGATTCTGCTGACCAAGGTTGAATTGGCTGGGCATTAGGAAACAAAGACCGAGCTTTTCTAGAAAATCTTCCTTGGCTACTAGTTATGTCTTTGGGATGCTTTGCAGTATCTTCTAAGGAGTCATAGCTAGGAACCGATGTATCTAGACATTTTTCCAGAGCCGCTTTAAATTGCAGCGTCTGACGTTGTTGTCGCATCAGTCTAGTACGTAACTCCCGACAAACAGTTTCTGACTGCAATAACTGCTCAGACTGTTCGCTGTTATTAGTGTGTAACAACGTACATTCTCGCTCTAGCTGGGCAAGGCGTTGCTGGCTAATTTGTAGCTGTGCTTCATAACTATCAGTGAAAATTTCCTGACGTTGAATAGTTTGTACAGCAATTTCTAATTGTTGAAATAAAGATTTTATCTGTTCTTGAGCCGCAGCTAGTTCCTGAGTATGTTGGTTGAGCATCGACTCGGTAACGCTAGAGCGCGTTTTCTGCCACTGCAAAACCTTTTCAGACTCAGCTAGATTGTCTCTTAGCTGCTCTACTTGTTCATACAAGTTATTGTTAGCTGCACGCAATTCTTCGTTCAATGCCAGCAGGTTCTGAAATTCTGAATCAATAAGTGCTTGCTTGCCGATTTCCGGTTCTGCAACCCAGTCCTGCTGGGTGGTATCTTTTGAAAATTGTCTATCTTCAGCCGGCATGAGGAGTGGCAGTTGTTTAACTGCCATATTCTCATTAGGCACAACTGAGTAAAAGGGACAACTCGCCTGCTCTGATTGTGGCGAATTAGCAGAATTTAGGGATTCCATCACAGCCCCCTTATTTGAGGTGTCAGCTTCATTCATCACTCTTGACCCACCTGCCTAAAAATATCAGCAGTGCTGGCATTAGCATTGCTTATCAACCTTGTCTAATCAGGGTTTGCTCTAGAAGCTAAGTTTAACTCTCTCCAGGCACCAGCAATTAATCATCAATTGGTGTTCCCTATTTTGGATCTAGACTGATGCCGTTATAACACTATGATGCTCGTCCCCGTCAAGAAGAGGCAGGGGGAACGGGGCAGGGAGCAGGGGAGATTAAAGCAGTGGTGCCTCTGTCCTAAGGAAGTTTTTTACATGAAAAAACTGCCTCAGATTATATTTTATTTTTTATAATCGCATCTATCTTAAGGTTTAAATTTAAAATGTCTTCTTTAACACATTTTTATACTGACTTATTTATTACTTAGGATAGATGTCAGTACAAGTATCTACTATTCGATGATAATTCTGTTATTTTAAGTGATCGCTATTTAATGTCAGCAAACAACTAAGAGCTTCTGCTCAGAGTAAAATGTTAAGAAAACCTGACAAATACGCATAAACACGTACAAAATGATATAAAAGAAGTAACACTTAAAATAAGTAAATTGATAAAACTTTTTTAAAGAATAATCTCAACTTAGTACGGGCTTTTTTCTCGTTAAATATAGTCACAGCAAGCAACCTCAGTCTTAGCGAGAAAAGGCTTTTTCTATCAATTTGCCTTCAATATATCAAGTTTGTTTAATGACTACAATAAAATTGTTTAAAGTATACTTGACTACTTATAATTATTTTTTACATTGTATTTTAATTAACAGTAAGATTATTTTATTTCAGTTTTAATACGGATACACTTTTTAATTGATTTATTAAAGAATAATTGAAATAACCGAGTTTTCTACTAGCAATAAAGTAATTATAAAGACCATAATTACTAGCGATTAATGTGAGATTAAGTTGGAGAAAGCGGTGTGGTAGCTAGGCTTATCCAAAAATTCCAAGTTTAAAATAGGGTGCTAAAGATGACCGATATACTTGCAATAGGTGTAAATATAAAGCAAGAAGCTGTCCAATTACCGCTAGTTGCAGAAAATTTTGACAGCTTTTGGGACAAAGAAATTAGACCGTTATTCACAGATGAGTCTCTATCTTTTCGAGTGAAGACTCTGAAGGGAAACTATGTAAATTACGTCAACTTGGATAATGGAGCTACAACCACTCCCTTTAC
This window contains:
- a CDS encoding type II toxin-antitoxin system HicB family antitoxin, coding for MRYTVVIEKGETSYSAYVPDLPGCVAVGETLEEVK
- the argS gene encoding arginine--tRNA ligase, which translates into the protein MNATQEKLKVQLEQAIFAAFGADFAGVDPILVSASNPKFGDYQANVALSLSKKLGKQPRAIASAIVEKLDVSEICEPPEIAGPGFINLKLKTAYLEAQLNKIQTDPRLGVTAAKTPKREIVDFSSPNIAKEMHVGHLRSTIIGDSIARILEFQGHDVLRLNHLGDWGTQFGMLITHLREFDSENNSFWNSLYYEANNQPGFINSPSINIGDLVQFYREAKKKFDEDADFRERSRKAVVELQSNELPAKHAWFFLCEASRKEFKVIYELLDIKLTERGESFYNSLLPKVVEDLEKSGLLVENQGAKCVFLEGFTNREGEPLPLIVQKSDGGYNYATTDLASLRYRIQQDEAKRIIYVTDSGQGNHFAQFFQVARKAGWIPDDVELVHVPFGLVLGEDGKKFKTRSGDTVRLRDLLDEAVSRAHADLKTRLQEEERQESEEFINEVSRVVGISAVKYADLSQNRTSNYIFSYDKMLDFKGNTAPYMLYAYARIQGISRKGNINFKELGNNAVLLEHETELALAKYLLQLDEIISSVEQDLLPNRLCEYLYELSKKFNQFYDRNQGVQVLEAEEPQRTSRLVLCDLTARTLKLGLSLLGIQVLERM
- a CDS encoding exonuclease — protein: MTIEIYVSTDIEADGPIPGPHSMLSLASAAYTADKQLVGTFTANLETLPGAQGHPKTMKWWAEQPDAWAASRADPQPPLKVMESYHSWLVALPGKPIFVGYPAAYDFMFVYWYLINFVGDSPFKFSALDIRSYAMAFLKQSYNESGKDNLPAAWLENLPLAHIALDDAIQQGKLFCNLLQANLQR
- a CDS encoding NAD(P)/FAD-dependent oxidoreductase; translated protein: MREILYLEVPTPDIETVRSWLQTDFEPGNGEKVLTSEGFRLKIPSAKTQNGAALSENSPVELSVFVWSVQRTTYLKVFRWAEQPFPSEGQILQRLTKEIRSRFPHHYPEPPAIDLSQQSIFAALASAYPLTVKYFQKMPNGEYDLTRAYWWEKRWREGVRNPQQPHQVVFSSRGDWGLGTGDWGKGNPNTQSPIPNPQYDIIYIGGALGAIHAALMAKLGYKVLLVERMPFGRMNREWNISRDEIQSLVNLGLVTPAELETIIAREYKDGFNKFFDANNPPKLRSPVLHTPTVLNLGLDSEKWLLMCGQKLQAAGGEIWDETEFMRADIDISQVMLQVKHLPSQVEKQVSGRLLIDAMGTASPIAWQLNGGRAFDSVCPTVGAVIESGFEPGVWDSQYGDVLYSHGDISRGRQLIWELFPAADDELTIYLFHYHEVNAENPGSLLEMYEDFFTILPEYRRCDMDKLVWKKPTFGYIPGHFSVGSSDRTVAFDRLIAIGDAASLQSPLVFTGFGSLVRNLERLTTLLDTALKHDLLSFRHLNQIRAYQSNVSVTWLFSKGMMVPTGKFLPPQRINSMLNTFFGLLADEPQEVADNFIKDRCDWLTFNRLALKAARKNPALLLWIWELAGPRDLMRWLGSYFNFGRHALVSALLSQWFGHLLNRVGFWLEPRNPGLWLWLLAINYAIATGKPRSRSQVAKANPEAIIPKSEARILN